The sequence TCGGAGGTGACCTACGTCGCCCGTGGCGCGGACGATCCGGAGATGCGCCGCCCCGATCTCACCCTGGCCCGCGAGTTGCTCGGATACGAGCCCACCGTGACGCCGGAGGCTGGGCTGCGCCGCACGATCGAGCACTTCCGGGGCCGGCTGGCGTAGCCGCCGGCGACACGGCGCGTTTCGCCGTCGAGGGCGACACTGGCCGGGGCTGCGTACCCTGAGTTACATGTCAGCGACCATCCCCGCCACCCTGCCGGTCATCCACCTGCGCCGTAGCGCCGGGCGTGCCGCGGTGCCCGGCCCGGGTCGGGGCGACGGACGGGCGGCCCGGCCGGCCGAGACCCGGTGGCTTCCCGCGCACGACGACGGATCGGTCCCGCCGGTCGGTCCGGGCGGCCCTCGCGGGCCGGTCGGTCCGGGCCGGCCGGGTGGCGGGCCACCGCGTGGGCCGCGCCCGCACTGGCGCCGGATCGCCCTGGTGACCGGCATCGCCGTGTTGGTGTTGGCACTGATCGGGGGCATGGGCGCCTGGTTCTACGCCCGCAGCCTCGACAACAACATGGCCCGGACCGACCCGTTCTCGGAGATCACCGGCGGGCGACCGGCCAAGGCCGTGAACGGCGCGATGAACATCCTCATGGTGGGCACCGACTCGCGGGACCCGGACGCGCCGGTGGACCAGGCCGGCAAGTGGCGGGCCGACACGATCATCGTCATGCACATCCCGGCCGACCACCAGAAGGCGTACCTCGTCTCCATCCCGCGGGACCTGTACGTGCCCATTCCCGAGAGCGCCGGCGCCGGGTGTGAGACGGGCCAGCGACGCAAGATCAACGCAGCGTTCGCGTTCGGCGGGCTACCGCTGGCGGTACGCACCGTCGAGTGCTTCACGGACGTGCACATC is a genomic window of Micromonospora tarapacensis containing:
- a CDS encoding LCP family protein gives rise to the protein MSATIPATLPVIHLRRSAGRAAVPGPGRGDGRAARPAETRWLPAHDDGSVPPVGPGGPRGPVGPGRPGGGPPRGPRPHWRRIALVTGIAVLVLALIGGMGAWFYARSLDNNMARTDPFSEITGGRPAKAVNGAMNILMVGTDSRDPDAPVDQAGKWRADTIIVMHIPADHQKAYLVSIPRDLYVPIPESAGAGCETGQRRKINAAFAFGGLPLAVRTVECFTDVHIDHVMAIDFAGFKQVTDALGGVDLKVERTITSIHKPYREFTEGINHMNGAEALDWIRQRKQFPDGDFARMRHQQEFLRALMDKAASTGTLTNPPKLNAFLRSVTDAITVDEGFSLTDMAVQFRNLRGENLTFVTSPHLGSQTINGESVVVSDRENALVMYQAMSGDTMAEWVKANKQAGNGNG